A genomic window from Solanum stenotomum isolate F172 chromosome 10, ASM1918654v1, whole genome shotgun sequence includes:
- the LOC125842178 gene encoding putative F-box protein At1g49610, producing the protein MAGGDRLSNLPDSILLHILSMLRNNKEVVRTSVLSEQWKFLWKSVPTSLNFNFPISYNENDTLDYLVSIHRELYYWRSCKKIQKLKVWGLKYVQRFAKDVDLWVHFATKLANIEDFELKFITNNQIYEFPQFAYKNASLRNLVLFRCQLNPFGNVKWSSLVSLSMFYMEFTDCVMEKVLSG; encoded by the coding sequence ATGGCGGGAGGAGACCGACTTAGCAATTTGCCCGATTCAATCCTACTTCACATCCTTTCTATGTTGCGAAACAATAAAGAAGTTGTGAGAACCAGTGTATTATCTGAACAATGGAAGTTTCTTTGGAAATCTGTTCCAACATCACTCAATTTCAACTTTCCGATTAGTTACAATGAAAATGACACTCTTGATTATCTAGTTTCTATCCATAGAGAACTTTATTATTGGAGGTCTTGcaagaaaattcaaaaactcaaaGTGTGGGGCCTTAAGTATGTTCAACGTTTTGCTAAAGATGTTGATTTGTGGGTACATTTTGCAACTAAACTTGCTAATATTGAAGATTTTGAACttaaatttattacaaataaccAAATATACGAGTTTCCTCAATTTGCATATAAAAATGCATCGTTGAGGAATTTGGTTTTATTTCGCTGCCAGTTGAACCCTTTTGGCAATGTTAAGTGGAGTAGTCTCGTTTCTCTTTCAATGTTTTACATGGAATTTACAGATTGTGTCATGGAAAAGGTATTATCTGGTTGA
- the LOC125841773 gene encoding putative F-box/LRR-repeat protein 23 has protein sequence MIISGMLRAQQNKSNQFASFSDRSTQLRHLRVVMGFYEFAGGLAVYAKNFPYLEELHMHFNLITQEDIDSVGRSCSLLKSFLLNAYACDRPKNLHPDDGQALAIARSMPELRHLGFLLNTLTNVGLQAILDGCPHLVSLDLHYYNIDLEGDIGRRCRQQIVDLRQPHASTHDYEFDYEVWLYFNYWSSDNYDSADDSEDENW, from the exons ATGATTATTAGTGGTATGTTAAGAGCTCAACAAAACAAGAG TAATCAATTTGCTTCCTTTTCTGACAGATCAACTCAACTCAGACATCTCCGAGTCGTCATGGGTTTTTATGAGTTTGCTGGAGGTTTGGCTGTATATGCCAAGAACTTTCCATATTTGGAGGAGTTGCACATGCACTTCAACTTAATTACTCAAGAGGATATAGACAGTGTTGGTCGTTCTTGCTCTCTACTTAAGTCATTTTTATTGAATGCCTATGCATGTGATAGACCTAAAAATTTACATCCAGATGATGGTCAAGCTCTAGCTATTGCCAGAAGTATGCCTGAGTTACGGCACCTTGGATTTCTTTTGAATACCTTGACAAATGTAGGACTTCAAGCCATTCTTGATGGCTGTCCACACCTTGTATCGCTTGACTTGCACTACTATAATATTGATCTTGAAGGGGATATAGGAAGAAGATGCAGACAACAGATTGTAGATCTAAGGCAACCTCATGCTTCCACTCatgattatgaatttgattatgAAGTTTGGTTGTACTTCAATTACTGGTCTTCTGATAACTACGATAGTGCAGATGATAGTGAAGATGAAAACTGGTAA